From one Helianthus annuus cultivar XRQ/B unplaced genomic scaffold, HanXRQr2.0-SUNRISE HanXRQChr00c035, whole genome shotgun sequence genomic stretch:
- the LOC110926662 gene encoding abscisic-aldehyde oxidase, translated as MEDTQLISTQRLVFAVNGERFELSEVDPSTTLLQFLRSHTRFKSVKLGCGEGGCGACNVLLSKFNPKLKQVEDYTISSCLTLLCSINACSITSTEGLGNIKDGFHPIHERFAGFHASQCGFCTPGMCMSLFSALVNSEKTHRPEPALGFSKLTVSEAEKSISGNLCRCTGYRPIADVCKSFAADVDMEDLGLNSFRKNDTKLHKLPFYDSKQITTYPEFLKNEYESTTVLNNRNKSWYSPRSIEELTSLVEYNSADNGVMVKLVAGNTGAGYYKETDQYDTYIDLRFIPELSTIKKAGSHIEVGATVSISKLILALNEEINDDTVFKKIASHLEKIGSESIRNVASIGGNLVMAQRKNFPSDIATVLLAVKSKVTILTGVKKEILTLEEFLEKPALDSRTVLLSVFVPYPKPTKNGYSEKANAKVIFQTYRASSRPLGNALAYLNAAFLAETSVCDRGVRINSVRLAFGSFGVKHAISASTVENYLVGKMLSVDVIYEAVKLIRFAVSPESGTSHSAYRSSLAVGFLFDFLWPIVEADGCVRTSTCNSYGITSRMAFDRSETTTLLSSAKQVIESSSEHYPVGEAIVKSGSAIQASGEAIFVDDIPSPLNCLHGAFIYSTKPLARVKRIKLNSKKDVHSVVTFQDIPKGGDNIGSKTLFGPEPLFADELTQCAGQRIAFAVANTQKIADVLADTAMVDYDMEDLEPPILTVEQAVEKSSFFEIPSFLYPSHVGDFSKGMAESEHQIHSAEIQLPSQYYFYMETQTALAVPDEDNCMVVYSSIQVPEYAQSVIARCLNVPEHNVRVITRRVGGGFGGKALKAMPVATACALAAYRLRRPVRTYTNRKTDMIMAGGRHPMKIKYTIGFKSNGKITALHLDILINAGMSPDISPVLPWNMLCALKKYNFGALSFDFKVCKTNHSSKSAMRAPGEVQASFIAEAVIEHIASYLSLDAGLVREMNFHSYDSLRLFYGVGAGEPLEYTLPTIWDKLMKSSNFDYRVETVNTFNKNNLWRKKGISRIPILHEVSLRPTPGKVSILRDGSVVVEVGGIELGQGLWTKVKQMTAYCLSAVQCDGTDTLLDKVRVIQADTLSMVQGGFTAGSTTSEASCEAVRLCCSVLVERLVSLKEKLKEQSGSVDWDLLIMQANMYSINLSASSFFVPEFTSMRYINYGAAVSEVEVNLLTGETKILQTDIVYDCGQSLNPAVDLGQIEGAFVQGIGFFMLEEYLTNSDGMVVVDGTWTYKIPTIDTIPKQLNVQILNSGHHKKRVLSSKASGEPPLLLAASVHCATRAAIKEARKQLCSWKRLDGSDPMFQLDVPATMPVVKTLCGLDNVEFYLQSLLSSS; from the exons ATGGAAGATACCCAACTTATATCCACACAAAGATTGGTGTTTGCTGTGAATGGTGAGCGTTTTGAGCTCTCTGAAGTGGACCCTTCAACCACTCTGCTTCAGTTCTTGCGGTCTCATACTCGTTTCAAGAGTGTTAAGCTTGGTTGCGGTGAAG GTGGTTGTGGAGCTTGTAATGTTTTACTGTCCAAGTTCAATCCCAAGCTCAAACAAGTCGAAGATTACACAATCAGTTCATGTCTCACACTTCTTTGCAGCATAAACGCGTGTTCAATCACATCAACCGAAGGTCTCGGCAACATCAAAGACGGGTTTCATCCCATTCACGAACGTTTCGCTGGTTTCCACGCGTCTCAATGCGGTTTCTGCACCCCTGGGATGTGCATGTCACTCTTTTCCGCGCTCGTTAACTCAGAAAAAACTCATCGGCCCGAACCCGCTCTCGGTTTCTCCAAACTCACCGTCTCCGAAGCCGAAAAATCGATTTCCGGTAATCTATGTCGATGCACGGGTTACCGTCCGATCGCTGACGTATGCAAAAGTTTCGCAGCCGATGTCGATATGGAAGATTTGGGACTTAACTCATTCCGTAAAAATGATACCAAACTTCATAAACTGCCATTCTATGATTCGAAACAGATAACTACGTATCCCGAGTTCTTGAAAAACGAATACGAATCGACAACAGTTTTAAATAATCGAAACAAGTCTTGGTATAGTCCACGTTCGATAGAGGAACTCACGAGTTTGGTGGAATACAACTCTGCTGACAACGGTGTAATGGTAAAACTAGTTGCTGGTAATACTGGAGCCGGTTATTATAAGGAAACCGATCAGTATGACACGTACATTGACCTTCGGTTTATTCCGGAACTTTCCACAATCAAGAAAGCCGGCTCGCATATTGAAGTCGGAGCGACTGTTTCGATCTCAAAATTAATCTTGGCTTTAAACGAAGAAATAAATGATGATACGGTGTTCAAGAAAATCGCATCCCATTTGGAGAAAATTGGTTCTGAATCCATCCGGAATGTAGCGAGTATAGGCGGAAATTTGGTAATGGCGCAAAGAAAGAATTTTCCTTCCGATATTGCTACGGTACTTCTTGCGGTGAAGTCGAAAGTTACCATCTTGACGGGGGTAAAAAAGGAAATTCTTACACTTGAGGAGTTTCTTGAAAAGCCTGCATTAGATTCAAGAACCGTGCTTTTGAGTGTGTTCGTTCCGTACCCGAAACCAACCAAAAACGGATACTCGGAAAAAGCGAACGCTAAAGTTATATTTCAAACTTATCGTGCTTCTTCACGTCCTCTTGGAAACGCATTAGCTTATTTAAACGCTGCGTTTTTGGCTGAAACGTCTGTATGTGATAGAGGCGTTAGAATTAACAGTGTTCGTCTTGCTTTTGGTTCTTTTGGCGTTAAACACGCGATAAGCGCAAGCACAGTTGAAAACTATCTTGTTGGGAAAATGTTAAGTGTTGATGTGATATATGAAGCGGTTAAATTAATAAGGTTTGCGGTTTCTCCTGAAAGTGGGACGTCACATTCCGCTTATCGGTCAAGCTTGGCGGTTGGTTTTCTGTTTGACTTTCTCTGGCCGATAGTTGAAGCTGATGGTTGCGTGCGTACATCGACTTGTAATTCTTACGGAATTACGTCAAGAATGGCGTTTGATCGTTCTGAAACGACGACATTGTTGTCATCGGCAAAGCAGGTGATAGAATCGAGCAGCGAACATTATCCTGTTGGTGAAGCGATTGTAAAGTCTGGTTCTGCAATCCAAGCTTCGG GTGAAGCGATATTTGTAGATGACATTCCTTCACCGTTGAACTGCCTTCACGGAGCATTTATCTACAGCACCAAACCGTTGGCACGGGTAAAGCGTATTAAATTAAACTCCAAAAAAGACGTACATTCCGTCGTTACATTTCAAGATATTCCAAAAGGAGGTGATAATATAGGATCCAAGACCCTTTTCGGTCCGGAACCGTTATTTGCCGATGAACTTACTCAGTGTGCAGGCCAGCGTATAGCGTTTGCG GTTGCAAATACACAAAAGATTGCTGATGTGCTAGCCGATACAGCCATGGTTGATTATGATATGGAAGACTTGGAACCACCTATATTAACCGTTGAACAGGCGGTCGAGAAATCGAGTTTTTTTGAAATACCGTCATTCTTATATCCGTCACATGTTGGTGATTTCTCCAAGGGAATGGCTGAATCTGAACACCAAATCCACTCTGCTGAG ATTCAACTTCCGTCACAATACTATTTCTATATGGAAACGCAAACCGCATTAGCTGTCCCAGATGAAGACAACTGCATGGTGGTGTATAGTTCCATTCAGGTCCCTGAATATGCGCAAAGTGTCATAGCACGGTGTCTTAACGTTCCCGAACATAACGTTCGTGTGATTACTAGAAGGGTTGGTGGCGGTTTTGGTGGCAAGGCTCTTAAAGCTATGCCC GTTGCGACAGCATGTGCGCTTGCAGCATACAGATTACGCCGTCCTGTGCGAACGTACACGAACCGGAAAACCGACATGATAATGGCAGGAGGAAGACATCCCATGAAGATAAAATACACCATCGGGTTCAAATCAAACGGAAAGATCACAGCCCTACATCTTGATATTCTAATAAACGCCGGTATGTCACCCGATATTAGCCCCGTGTTACCATGGAACATGTTGTGtgcactaaaaaaatacaatttcgGTGCATTATCATTCGACTTTAAAGTATGTAAAACGAACCATTCTAGTAAATCCGCAATGCGGGCCCCAGGAGAAGTGCAAGCATCTTTTATCGCCGAAGCGGTTATAGAACACATCGCGAGTTATCTTTCGTTAGATGCCGGTCTTGTCAGGGAAATGAACTTTCATAGTTATGATAGTCTTCGGTTATTTTATGGCGTTGGTGCCGGTGAGCCTTTAGAGTATACTTTACCAACCATATGGGATAAGTTAATGAAATCCTCAAACTTTGACTATAGAGTTGAAACCGTCAACACgtttaataaaaacaatttatGGCGAAAAAAGGGTATTTCTCGGATTCCCATTTTGCACGAGGTGTCGTTGAGGCCGACACCTGGCAAAGTGAGTATATTACGGGATGGTTCGGTTGTGGTGGAAGTCGGTGGTATTGAGTTGGGTCAAGGGCTATGGACCAAGGTTAAACAAATGACCGCTTATTGTCTAAGTGCGGTTCAGTGTGACGGAACTGATACGCTCTTGGACAAGGTTCGGGTCATACAAGCGGACACTTTGAGTATGGTTCAAGGTGGGTTCACTGCCGGAAGTACAACTTCCGAAGCGAGTTGCGAAGCGGTCAGACTTTGTTGCAGCGTTTTGGTTGAAAGACTCGTTTCGTTGAAGGAAAAGCTAAAAGAACAATCGGGTTCGGTCGATTGGGATTTACTTATTATGCAGGCGAATATGTACTCGATAAATTTATCTGCAAGTTCATTTTTTGTACCGGAGTTTACGTCTATGAGATACATTAACTATGGAGCTGCAGTTAGTGAG GTGGAAGTAAATCTTCTGACCGGAGAGACCAAAATCTTGCAAACCGACATCGTATATGATTGTGGACAGAGCTTGAATCCCGCCGTGGATTTGGGACAG ATCGAAGGGGCTTTCGTACAAGGGATCGGGTTTTTCATGCTTGAAGAATATCTTACAAATTCCGATGGCATGGTGGTTGTGGATGGCACATGGACGTACAAGATACCGACGATCGACACCATACCTAAACAACTAAACGTGCAAATACTAAACAGCGGGCATCATAAAAAGCGCGTGCTATCTTCAAAAG CTTCGGGTGAGCCACCGTTACTTCTTGCGGCTTCGGTTCATTGTGCGACTAGAGCCGCCATTAAAGAAGCGAGAAAGCAACTGTGTTCTTGGAAGCGGTTAGATGGTTCTGATCCGATGTTTCAGTTAGATGTTCCTGCTACCATGCCGGTGGTGAAAACGCTTTGTGGGCTCGATAACGTCGAGTTTTACCTTCAGAGTTTGTTGTCTAgttcatga